A section of the Patescibacteria group bacterium genome encodes:
- a CDS encoding prephenate dehydratase domain-containing protein produces the protein MPIKIGISGNVGSFSEEAAVYYCQKHNIKNYEIIYLITVDKTLSFLIKNKIDKAIFPIENSNGGIVYESVYAMAKYVFKIENMFEIDIRHCLLCLRNKNLKDIKKIVSHPQALKQCKMYLKIKWPKAEIIEWADTAQAAKDLKNKKIDKNSAVIAPAKCAELYGLQILEESVQDLKFNFTTFITAKK, from the coding sequence ATGCCTATTAAAATTGGAATTTCTGGCAATGTCGGCAGTTTTTCAGAAGAAGCCGCTGTGTATTATTGCCAAAAACACAATATAAAAAATTACGAAATTATTTATTTAATAACAGTTGACAAAACTCTGTCTTTTTTAATTAAAAATAAAATTGATAAAGCAATATTTCCAATTGAAAATTCCAATGGCGGAATAGTGTATGAATCCGTTTACGCTATGGCAAAATATGTTTTTAAGATTGAAAATATGTTTGAAATTGATATTCGCCATTGTCTTCTATGTTTGCGAAATAAAAATTTAAAAGATATTAAAAAAATTGTTTCACATCCTCAAGCGCTGAAACAATGCAAAATGTATTTAAAAATAAAATGGCCAAAAGCGGAAATTATAGAATGGGCTGATACGGCGCAGGCGGCAAAAGATTTAAAAAATAAAAAAATAGATAAAAATTCGGCTGTTATTGCTCCTGCAAAATGCGCTGAATTATATGGATTACAAATATTAGAGGAAAGTGTACAGGATTTGAAATTTAATTTTACGACTTTTATCACAGCAAAAAAATAA